One genomic segment of Carassius auratus strain Wakin unplaced genomic scaffold, ASM336829v1 scaf_tig00216618, whole genome shotgun sequence includes these proteins:
- the LOC113098704 gene encoding zinc finger protein 239-like isoform X1 — protein MITSNSFKFITAVELKMHKRTHTGGKPYMCSHCDRRFVQTANLKTHERTHTGEKPYKCSHCDKRFVQRANLKTHERTHTGEKPYKCSHCDKRYRSSEHLKTHERTHTGEKPFTCDLCGKSFTQSTNHKLHMHIHTGEKPYTCDLCGKSFIIKRSLKEHMNIHSGEKPYTCDQCGKGFVRSSDLKIHLTLHTKKKRLYSCSLCGKSFPLLKSLKTHQKRHTAKKAYMCFECEKTFFTDEHLKMHQRTHTGEKPYMCSHCDKRFSSSSNLKKHERTHTGEKPYTCDQCGKSYTESSSLQRHKKSSTARNHNMCTRKKSPKLSR, from the exons aTGATAACATCAAACTCTTTTAAATTTATTACAGCTGTAGAATTGAAAATGCACAAGAGGACCCACACTGGAGGGAAACCTTACATGTGTTCACACTGCGATAGGAGATTTGTTCAGAcagcaaatctgaaaacacatgagaggacccacactggagagaaaccatacaagtgttcacactgtgacaagagatttgtTCAGAgagcaaatctgaaaacacatgagaggactcacaccggagagaaaccatacaagtgttcacactgcgaCAAGAGATACCGTTCATCAGAACATCTGAAAACGCATGAGAggacccacactggagagaaaccattcacatGTGAtctgtgtgggaagagtttcacacaatcaaCAAACCATAAGTTGCACATgcacatccacactggagagaaaccgtacacatgtgatctgtgtgggaagagtttcataATAAAACGCAGCCTTAAAGAGCACATGAACATCCACTCTGGGGAAaaaccgtacacatgtgatcagtgcggcaaAGGATTTGTAAGGTCTTCGGACCTAAAGATTCACCTGACACTTCATACAAAGAAGAAACGTCTGTATTCAtgttctttgtgtggaaagagttttccactgctgaaaagtttaaaaacacatcaGAAAAGACATACTGCCAAAAAAGCTtatatgtgctttgagtgtgagaagacttttTTTACAGATGAGCATTTGAAAATGCACCAGAgaactcacactggagagaaaccttacatgtGTTCACACTGCGACAAGAGATTCAGTTCttcatcaaatctgaaaaaacatgaaaggactcatactggagagaaaccatacacatgtgatcaatgtgggaagagCTACACTGAATCATCTTCTCTACAGAGACATAAAAAATCATCCACAGCCCGAAATCATA atatgTGTACAAGAAAGAAAAGTCCAAAGTTGTCCCGGTGA
- the LOC113098704 gene encoding zinc finger protein 271-like isoform X2, with translation MHKRTHTGGKPYMCSHCDRRFVQTANLKTHERTHTGEKPYKCSHCDKRFVQRANLKTHERTHTGEKPYKCSHCDKRYRSSEHLKTHERTHTGEKPFTCDLCGKSFTQSTNHKLHMHIHTGEKPYTCDLCGKSFIIKRSLKEHMNIHSGEKPYTCDQCGKGFVRSSDLKIHLTLHTKKKRLYSCSLCGKSFPLLKSLKTHQKRHTAKKAYMCFECEKTFFTDEHLKMHQRTHTGEKPYMCSHCDKRFSSSSNLKKHERTHTGEKPYTCDQCGKSYTESSSLQRHKKSSTARNHNMCTRKKSPKLSR, from the exons ATGCACAAGAGGACCCACACTGGAGGGAAACCTTACATGTGTTCACACTGCGATAGGAGATTTGTTCAGAcagcaaatctgaaaacacatgagaggacccacactggagagaaaccatacaagtgttcacactgtgacaagagatttgtTCAGAgagcaaatctgaaaacacatgagaggactcacaccggagagaaaccatacaagtgttcacactgcgaCAAGAGATACCGTTCATCAGAACATCTGAAAACGCATGAGAggacccacactggagagaaaccattcacatGTGAtctgtgtgggaagagtttcacacaatcaaCAAACCATAAGTTGCACATgcacatccacactggagagaaaccgtacacatgtgatctgtgtgggaagagtttcataATAAAACGCAGCCTTAAAGAGCACATGAACATCCACTCTGGGGAAaaaccgtacacatgtgatcagtgcggcaaAGGATTTGTAAGGTCTTCGGACCTAAAGATTCACCTGACACTTCATACAAAGAAGAAACGTCTGTATTCAtgttctttgtgtggaaagagttttccactgctgaaaagtttaaaaacacatcaGAAAAGACATACTGCCAAAAAAGCTtatatgtgctttgagtgtgagaagacttttTTTACAGATGAGCATTTGAAAATGCACCAGAgaactcacactggagagaaaccttacatgtGTTCACACTGCGACAAGAGATTCAGTTCttcatcaaatctgaaaaaacatgaaaggactcatactggagagaaaccatacacatgtgatcaatgtgggaagagCTACACTGAATCATCTTCTCTACAGAGACATAAAAAATCATCCACAGCCCGAAATCATA atatgTGTACAAGAAAGAAAAGTCCAAAGTTGTCCCGGTGA